From Oncorhynchus nerka isolate Pitt River linkage group LG1, Oner_Uvic_2.0, whole genome shotgun sequence, the proteins below share one genomic window:
- the agr1 gene encoding anterior gradient 1: MYRWSLFALLFVTCMEVSIQKKTKKGPQTLSRGWGDDITWVQTYEEALMTMTESKKPLMVIHHMEDCPHSQALKKAFAADKAIQELAQEDFVMLNLIHETTDSNLAPDGHYVPRILFVDPSMTVRAELVGKYSNHMFTYKPSDIPYLAENMKKAKRLLHTEL; this comes from the exons ATGTATCGGTGGTCTCTCTTTGCCTTGCTCTTTGTCACCTGCATGGAAGTGTCCATACAGAAGAAAACAAAGAAAGGCCCTCAAACTCTCTCAAGAG GATGGGGGGATGACATTACTTGGGTCCAGACCTATGAGGAAGCCCTGATGACAATGACAGAAAG TAAGAAGCCCCTGATGGTCATTCATCACATGGAGGATTGTCCTCATAGTCAAG CTCTGAAGAAGGCATTTGCTGCTGATAAAGCCATACAGGAACTTGCCCAAGAGGATTTTGTCATGCTCAATTTGATA CATGAGACTACAGACTCCAATCTGGCACCAGATGGCCACTACGTTCCAAGAATTCTCTTTGTTG ATCCATCCATGACTGTGCGTGCTGAGCTTGTTGGGAAGTACAGTAACCACATGTTCACCTACAAGCCGAGCGACATCCCGTACC TGGCCGAGAACATGAAGAAAGCCAAGCGTCTACTGCACACTGAACTGTAA